A genome region from Glycine max cultivar Williams 82 chromosome 5, Glycine_max_v4.0, whole genome shotgun sequence includes the following:
- the LOC100778143 gene encoding uncharacterized protein isoform X3, with protein MSGCNKSPKNGQQSFKYWRIQHGGASSEAVLSCVDYSPSLSTNENKQCYGSSQPKSPQILSTSQLISAIGLIWDSASRPLSVLLSKETVNQDDKGFQKEKILDSVDERKNDLVYASTDIKYYPVTEGGAQIVQGKLDFPKVMQKISVLDSSNESQDYIDSLFKRCLLASDKTTNKDWKEMELRREEMSCKSGNVYWWVGRNITKALNCQVDVAQPEIPESNAPVAGGNISVDTSTPALAIESDVSSPNSITHETQSLYNAATLNTRIVSPLCSDYFLQAVPDTCQILSSSICADYHINSLASYNSASNQCQHEIDDNKSLEIQRRHFLDIADDEPKVQTSATHLKPCNYQAKQEHVFSGALAGICVSLCLHPVDTIKTVIQACRAEHRSIFYIGKSIVSDRGLLGLYRGITTNIACSAPISAVYTFSYESVKAALLPHLPKEYYSFAHCMGGGCASIATSFIFTPSERIKQQMQVGSHYRNCWDVLVGIIRNGGFSSLYAGWRAVLCRNVPHSIIKFYTYESLKQVMPSSIQPNTFQTLVCGGLAGSTAALFTTPFDVIKTRLQTQ; from the exons ATGTCTGGATGCAATAAATCACCCAAAAATGGTCAACAATCATTCAAATATTGGCGGATTCAACACGGAGGGGCATCCTCTGAGGCCGTTCTTTCTTGTGTAGATTATTCGCCATCTCTTTCCACCAATGAGAACAAGCAATGCTATGGAAGTTCTCAACCAAAGTCCCCTCAGATACTGAGCACATCTCAGCTCATCTCGGCTATAGGCCTGATATGGGATTCTGCCAGTCGCCCGCTTTCGGTTTTACTTTCGAAGGAAACTGTGAATCAGGATGATAAAGGATTCCAGAAAGAGAAAATTCTGGATAGCGTTGATGAGAGAAAAAATGATTTGGTATATGCTTCAACCGACATTAAGTACTATCCTGTTACTGAGGGAGGTGCACAGATTGTGCAGGGAAAATTGGATTTCCCTAAGGTAATGCAGAAGATATCAGTACTTGACTCTTCTAATGAAAGTCAAGATTATATTGATTCTTTATTCAAGAGGTGTTTGCTGGCTAGTGATAAAACTACAAATAAAGATTGGAAAGAAATGGAACTTAGGAGGGAGGAAATGTCTTGTAAATCAGGAAATGTATATTGGTGGGTAGGTAGGAATATTACTAAGGCGCTAAATTGTCAAGTGGATGTTGCCCAACCTGAGATCCCGGAATCTAATGCTCCAGTTGCTGGGGGTAACATTTCAGTAGATACAAGCACCCCTGCATTGGCTATTGAGAGTGACGTGTCTAGTCCTAATTCAATCACACATGAAACTCAATCATTATATAATGCTGCAACTCTGAACACAAGAATAGTTAGCCCTCTTTGTTCAGACTATTTTCTTCAAGCTGTGCCTGATACTTGTCAGATCCTTTCTTCTAGTATCTGTGCGGACTATCATATTAACTCTCTAGCTTCATATAATAGTGCTTCTAATCAGTGCCAACATGAGATTGATGATAACAAATCTCTGGAAATCCAAAGAAGGCATTTCTTGGATATAGCTGATGATGAACCTAAGGTTCAGACCTCTGCAACCCATCTAAAGCCTTGTAATTACCAAGCCAAGCAAGAACATGTTTTTTCTGGGGCGTTAGCTGGTATATGTGTCAGCCTTTGTCTGCATCCTGTTGACACAATTAAAACAGTCATTCAAGCATGCCGTGCTGAACACAGGTCCATCTTTTACATTGGGAAGTCAATTGTTTCTGATAGAG GTTTGCTTGGACTGTATCGTGGAATTACCACAAACATTGCATGTTCAGCTCCAATTTCTGCAGTTTATACTTTCTCCTATGAATCAGTTAAAGCAGCTTTGCTTCCTCATCTTCCAAAG GAGTATTATTCTTTTGCCCATTGCATGGGAGGTGGTTGTGCAAGCATTGCCACCTCTTTCATTTTTACTCCCAGTGAGCGAATAAAGCAGCAGATGCAAGTTGGTTCTCATTATCGCAACTGCTG GGATGTATTGGTTGGAATTATCAGAAATGGTGGTTTTTCCTCCCTATATGCAGGTTGGAGAGCTGTACTATGCCGGAACGTTCCACATTCAATTATCAAG TTTTACACATATGAAAGCTTGAAGCAAGTGATGCCATCTAGTATTCAACCCAACACATTTCAGACT TTAGTGTGTGGAGGATTAGCTGGATCTACGGCTGCTTTATTCACAACCCCTTTTGATGTGATCAAGACTAGATTACAGACACAG TGA
- the LOC100778143 gene encoding uncharacterized protein isoform X1 codes for MSGCNKSPKNGQQSFKYWRIQHGGASSEAVLSCVDYSPSLSTNENKQCYGSSQPKSPQILSTSQLISAIGLIWDSASRPLSVLLSKETVNQDDKGFQKEKILDSVDERKNDLVYASTDIKYYPVTEGGAQIVQGKLDFPKVMQKISVLDSSNESQDYIDSLFKRCLLASDKTTNKDWKEMELRREEMSCKSGNVYWWVGRNITKALNCQVDVAQPEIPESNAPVAGGNISVDTSTPALAIESDVSSPNSITHETQSLYNAATLNTRIVSPLCSDYFLQAVPDTCQILSSSICADYHINSLASYNSASNQCQHEIDDNKSLEIQRRHFLDIADDEPKVQTSATHLKPCNYQAKQEHVFSGALAGICVSLCLHPVDTIKTVIQACRAEHRSIFYIGKSIVSDRGLLGLYRGITTNIACSAPISAVYTFSYESVKAALLPHLPKEYYSFAHCMGGGCASIATSFIFTPSERIKQQMQVGSHYRNCWDVLVGIIRNGGFSSLYAGWRAVLCRNVPHSIIKFYTYESLKQVMPSSIQPNTFQTLVCGGLAGSTAALFTTPFDVIKTRLQTQIPGSANQYDSVLHALYKISKSEGFKGLYRGLIPRLIMYMSQGSLFFASYEFFKRTFSLEASHPTDLCIQDNDGNAEE; via the exons ATGTCTGGATGCAATAAATCACCCAAAAATGGTCAACAATCATTCAAATATTGGCGGATTCAACACGGAGGGGCATCCTCTGAGGCCGTTCTTTCTTGTGTAGATTATTCGCCATCTCTTTCCACCAATGAGAACAAGCAATGCTATGGAAGTTCTCAACCAAAGTCCCCTCAGATACTGAGCACATCTCAGCTCATCTCGGCTATAGGCCTGATATGGGATTCTGCCAGTCGCCCGCTTTCGGTTTTACTTTCGAAGGAAACTGTGAATCAGGATGATAAAGGATTCCAGAAAGAGAAAATTCTGGATAGCGTTGATGAGAGAAAAAATGATTTGGTATATGCTTCAACCGACATTAAGTACTATCCTGTTACTGAGGGAGGTGCACAGATTGTGCAGGGAAAATTGGATTTCCCTAAGGTAATGCAGAAGATATCAGTACTTGACTCTTCTAATGAAAGTCAAGATTATATTGATTCTTTATTCAAGAGGTGTTTGCTGGCTAGTGATAAAACTACAAATAAAGATTGGAAAGAAATGGAACTTAGGAGGGAGGAAATGTCTTGTAAATCAGGAAATGTATATTGGTGGGTAGGTAGGAATATTACTAAGGCGCTAAATTGTCAAGTGGATGTTGCCCAACCTGAGATCCCGGAATCTAATGCTCCAGTTGCTGGGGGTAACATTTCAGTAGATACAAGCACCCCTGCATTGGCTATTGAGAGTGACGTGTCTAGTCCTAATTCAATCACACATGAAACTCAATCATTATATAATGCTGCAACTCTGAACACAAGAATAGTTAGCCCTCTTTGTTCAGACTATTTTCTTCAAGCTGTGCCTGATACTTGTCAGATCCTTTCTTCTAGTATCTGTGCGGACTATCATATTAACTCTCTAGCTTCATATAATAGTGCTTCTAATCAGTGCCAACATGAGATTGATGATAACAAATCTCTGGAAATCCAAAGAAGGCATTTCTTGGATATAGCTGATGATGAACCTAAGGTTCAGACCTCTGCAACCCATCTAAAGCCTTGTAATTACCAAGCCAAGCAAGAACATGTTTTTTCTGGGGCGTTAGCTGGTATATGTGTCAGCCTTTGTCTGCATCCTGTTGACACAATTAAAACAGTCATTCAAGCATGCCGTGCTGAACACAGGTCCATCTTTTACATTGGGAAGTCAATTGTTTCTGATAGAG GTTTGCTTGGACTGTATCGTGGAATTACCACAAACATTGCATGTTCAGCTCCAATTTCTGCAGTTTATACTTTCTCCTATGAATCAGTTAAAGCAGCTTTGCTTCCTCATCTTCCAAAG GAGTATTATTCTTTTGCCCATTGCATGGGAGGTGGTTGTGCAAGCATTGCCACCTCTTTCATTTTTACTCCCAGTGAGCGAATAAAGCAGCAGATGCAAGTTGGTTCTCATTATCGCAACTGCTG GGATGTATTGGTTGGAATTATCAGAAATGGTGGTTTTTCCTCCCTATATGCAGGTTGGAGAGCTGTACTATGCCGGAACGTTCCACATTCAATTATCAAG TTTTACACATATGAAAGCTTGAAGCAAGTGATGCCATCTAGTATTCAACCCAACACATTTCAGACT TTAGTGTGTGGAGGATTAGCTGGATCTACGGCTGCTTTATTCACAACCCCTTTTGATGTGATCAAGACTAGATTACAGACACAG ATTCCTGGGTCTGCAAATCAATATGATAGTGTGCTCCATGCACTTTACAAAATTAGTAAGAGTGAAGGATTTAAGGGCCTGTACAG GGGGTTGATTCCGAGGTTGATTATGTACATGTCTCAAGGATCACTGTTCTTTGCTTCATATGAATTTTTCAAGAGGACATTTTCTCTGGAAGCATCACATCCCACTGATTTATGCATTCAGGACAATGACGGGAATGCTGAAGAGTGA
- the LOC100778143 gene encoding uncharacterized protein isoform X6: protein MSGCNKSPKNGQQSFKYWRIQHGGASSEAVLSCVDYSPSLSTNENKQCYGSSQPKSPQILSTSQLISAIGLIWDSASRPLSVLLSKETVNQDDKGFQKEKILDSVDERKNDLVYASTDIKYYPVTEGGAQIVQGKLDFPKVMQKISVLDSSNESQDYIDSLFKRCLLASDKTTNKDWKEMELRREEMSCKSGNVYWWVGRNITKALNCQVDVAQPEIPESNAPVAGGNISVDTSTPALAIESDVSSPNSITHETQSLYNAATLNTRIVSPLCSDYFLQAVPDTCQILSSSICADYHINSLASYNSASNQCQHEIDDNKSLEIQRRHFLDIADDEPKVQTSATHLKPCNYQAKQEHVFSGALAGICVSLCLHPVDTIKTVIQACRAEHRSIFYIGKSIVSDRGLLGLYRGITTNIACSAPISAVYTFSYESVKAALLPHLPKEYYSFAHCMGGGCASIATSFIFTPSERIKQQMQVGSHYRNCWDVLVGIIRNGGFSSLYAGWRAVLCRNVPHSIIKFYTYESLKQVMPSSIQPNTFQTVS, encoded by the exons ATGTCTGGATGCAATAAATCACCCAAAAATGGTCAACAATCATTCAAATATTGGCGGATTCAACACGGAGGGGCATCCTCTGAGGCCGTTCTTTCTTGTGTAGATTATTCGCCATCTCTTTCCACCAATGAGAACAAGCAATGCTATGGAAGTTCTCAACCAAAGTCCCCTCAGATACTGAGCACATCTCAGCTCATCTCGGCTATAGGCCTGATATGGGATTCTGCCAGTCGCCCGCTTTCGGTTTTACTTTCGAAGGAAACTGTGAATCAGGATGATAAAGGATTCCAGAAAGAGAAAATTCTGGATAGCGTTGATGAGAGAAAAAATGATTTGGTATATGCTTCAACCGACATTAAGTACTATCCTGTTACTGAGGGAGGTGCACAGATTGTGCAGGGAAAATTGGATTTCCCTAAGGTAATGCAGAAGATATCAGTACTTGACTCTTCTAATGAAAGTCAAGATTATATTGATTCTTTATTCAAGAGGTGTTTGCTGGCTAGTGATAAAACTACAAATAAAGATTGGAAAGAAATGGAACTTAGGAGGGAGGAAATGTCTTGTAAATCAGGAAATGTATATTGGTGGGTAGGTAGGAATATTACTAAGGCGCTAAATTGTCAAGTGGATGTTGCCCAACCTGAGATCCCGGAATCTAATGCTCCAGTTGCTGGGGGTAACATTTCAGTAGATACAAGCACCCCTGCATTGGCTATTGAGAGTGACGTGTCTAGTCCTAATTCAATCACACATGAAACTCAATCATTATATAATGCTGCAACTCTGAACACAAGAATAGTTAGCCCTCTTTGTTCAGACTATTTTCTTCAAGCTGTGCCTGATACTTGTCAGATCCTTTCTTCTAGTATCTGTGCGGACTATCATATTAACTCTCTAGCTTCATATAATAGTGCTTCTAATCAGTGCCAACATGAGATTGATGATAACAAATCTCTGGAAATCCAAAGAAGGCATTTCTTGGATATAGCTGATGATGAACCTAAGGTTCAGACCTCTGCAACCCATCTAAAGCCTTGTAATTACCAAGCCAAGCAAGAACATGTTTTTTCTGGGGCGTTAGCTGGTATATGTGTCAGCCTTTGTCTGCATCCTGTTGACACAATTAAAACAGTCATTCAAGCATGCCGTGCTGAACACAGGTCCATCTTTTACATTGGGAAGTCAATTGTTTCTGATAGAG GTTTGCTTGGACTGTATCGTGGAATTACCACAAACATTGCATGTTCAGCTCCAATTTCTGCAGTTTATACTTTCTCCTATGAATCAGTTAAAGCAGCTTTGCTTCCTCATCTTCCAAAG GAGTATTATTCTTTTGCCCATTGCATGGGAGGTGGTTGTGCAAGCATTGCCACCTCTTTCATTTTTACTCCCAGTGAGCGAATAAAGCAGCAGATGCAAGTTGGTTCTCATTATCGCAACTGCTG GGATGTATTGGTTGGAATTATCAGAAATGGTGGTTTTTCCTCCCTATATGCAGGTTGGAGAGCTGTACTATGCCGGAACGTTCCACATTCAATTATCAAG TTTTACACATATGAAAGCTTGAAGCAAGTGATGCCATCTAGTATTCAACCCAACACATTTCAGACTGTGAGTTAA
- the LOC100778143 gene encoding uncharacterized protein isoform X2 — protein MSGCNKSPKNGQQSFKYWRIQHGGASSEAVLSCVDYSPSLSTNENKQCYGSSQPKSPQILSTSQLISAIGLIWDSASRPLSVLLSKETVNQDDKGFQKEKILDSVDERKNDLVYASTDIKYYPVTEGGAQIVQGKLDFPKVMQKISVLDSSNESQDYIDSLFKRCLLASDKTTNKDWKEMELRREEMSCKSGNVYWWVGRNITKALNCQVDVAQPEIPESNAPVAGGNISVDTSTPALAIESDVSSPNSITHETQSLYNAATLNTRIVSPLCSDYFLQAVPDTCQILSSSICADYHINSLASYNSASNQCQHEIDDNKSLEIQRRHFLDIADDEPKVQTSATHLKPCNYQAKQEHVFSGALAGICVSLCLHPVDTIKTVIQACRAEHRSIFYIGKSIVSDRGLLGLYRGITTNIACSAPISAVYTFSYESVKAALLPHLPKEYYSFAHCMGGGCASIATSFIFTPSERIKQQMQVGSHYRNCWDVLVGIIRNGGFSSLYAGWRAVLCRNVPHSIIKFYTYESLKQVMPSSIQPNTFQTLVCGGLAGSTAALFTTPFDVIKTRLQTQK, from the exons ATGTCTGGATGCAATAAATCACCCAAAAATGGTCAACAATCATTCAAATATTGGCGGATTCAACACGGAGGGGCATCCTCTGAGGCCGTTCTTTCTTGTGTAGATTATTCGCCATCTCTTTCCACCAATGAGAACAAGCAATGCTATGGAAGTTCTCAACCAAAGTCCCCTCAGATACTGAGCACATCTCAGCTCATCTCGGCTATAGGCCTGATATGGGATTCTGCCAGTCGCCCGCTTTCGGTTTTACTTTCGAAGGAAACTGTGAATCAGGATGATAAAGGATTCCAGAAAGAGAAAATTCTGGATAGCGTTGATGAGAGAAAAAATGATTTGGTATATGCTTCAACCGACATTAAGTACTATCCTGTTACTGAGGGAGGTGCACAGATTGTGCAGGGAAAATTGGATTTCCCTAAGGTAATGCAGAAGATATCAGTACTTGACTCTTCTAATGAAAGTCAAGATTATATTGATTCTTTATTCAAGAGGTGTTTGCTGGCTAGTGATAAAACTACAAATAAAGATTGGAAAGAAATGGAACTTAGGAGGGAGGAAATGTCTTGTAAATCAGGAAATGTATATTGGTGGGTAGGTAGGAATATTACTAAGGCGCTAAATTGTCAAGTGGATGTTGCCCAACCTGAGATCCCGGAATCTAATGCTCCAGTTGCTGGGGGTAACATTTCAGTAGATACAAGCACCCCTGCATTGGCTATTGAGAGTGACGTGTCTAGTCCTAATTCAATCACACATGAAACTCAATCATTATATAATGCTGCAACTCTGAACACAAGAATAGTTAGCCCTCTTTGTTCAGACTATTTTCTTCAAGCTGTGCCTGATACTTGTCAGATCCTTTCTTCTAGTATCTGTGCGGACTATCATATTAACTCTCTAGCTTCATATAATAGTGCTTCTAATCAGTGCCAACATGAGATTGATGATAACAAATCTCTGGAAATCCAAAGAAGGCATTTCTTGGATATAGCTGATGATGAACCTAAGGTTCAGACCTCTGCAACCCATCTAAAGCCTTGTAATTACCAAGCCAAGCAAGAACATGTTTTTTCTGGGGCGTTAGCTGGTATATGTGTCAGCCTTTGTCTGCATCCTGTTGACACAATTAAAACAGTCATTCAAGCATGCCGTGCTGAACACAGGTCCATCTTTTACATTGGGAAGTCAATTGTTTCTGATAGAG GTTTGCTTGGACTGTATCGTGGAATTACCACAAACATTGCATGTTCAGCTCCAATTTCTGCAGTTTATACTTTCTCCTATGAATCAGTTAAAGCAGCTTTGCTTCCTCATCTTCCAAAG GAGTATTATTCTTTTGCCCATTGCATGGGAGGTGGTTGTGCAAGCATTGCCACCTCTTTCATTTTTACTCCCAGTGAGCGAATAAAGCAGCAGATGCAAGTTGGTTCTCATTATCGCAACTGCTG GGATGTATTGGTTGGAATTATCAGAAATGGTGGTTTTTCCTCCCTATATGCAGGTTGGAGAGCTGTACTATGCCGGAACGTTCCACATTCAATTATCAAG TTTTACACATATGAAAGCTTGAAGCAAGTGATGCCATCTAGTATTCAACCCAACACATTTCAGACT TTAGTGTGTGGAGGATTAGCTGGATCTACGGCTGCTTTATTCACAACCCCTTTTGATGTGATCAAGACTAGATTACAGACACAG AAGTGA
- the LOC100778143 gene encoding uncharacterized protein isoform X5 translates to MSGCNKSPKNGQQSFKYWRIQHGGASSEAVLSCVDYSPSLSTNENKQCYGSSQPKSPQILSTSQLISAIGLIWDSASRPLSVLLSKETVNQDDKGFQKEKILDSVDERKNDLVYASTDIKYYPVTEGGAQIVQGKLDFPKVMQKISVLDSSNESQDYIDSLFKRCLLASDKTTNKDWKEMELRREEMSCKSGNVYWWVGRNITKALNCQVDVAQPEIPESNAPVAGGNISVDTSTPALAIESDVSSPNSITHETQSLYNAATLNTRIVSPLCSDYFLQAVPDTCQILSSSICADYHINSLASYNSASNQCQHEIDDNKSLEIQRRHFLDIADDEPKVQTSATHLKPCNYQAKQEHVFSGALAGICVSLCLHPVDTIKTVIQACRAEHRSIFYIGKSIVSDRGLLGLYRGITTNIACSAPISAVYTFSYESVKAALLPHLPKEYYSFAHCMGGGCASIATSFIFTPSERIKQQMQVGSHYRNCWDVLVGIIRNGGFSSLYAGWRAVLCRNVPHSIIKFYTYESLKQVMPSSIQPNTFQTCVED, encoded by the exons ATGTCTGGATGCAATAAATCACCCAAAAATGGTCAACAATCATTCAAATATTGGCGGATTCAACACGGAGGGGCATCCTCTGAGGCCGTTCTTTCTTGTGTAGATTATTCGCCATCTCTTTCCACCAATGAGAACAAGCAATGCTATGGAAGTTCTCAACCAAAGTCCCCTCAGATACTGAGCACATCTCAGCTCATCTCGGCTATAGGCCTGATATGGGATTCTGCCAGTCGCCCGCTTTCGGTTTTACTTTCGAAGGAAACTGTGAATCAGGATGATAAAGGATTCCAGAAAGAGAAAATTCTGGATAGCGTTGATGAGAGAAAAAATGATTTGGTATATGCTTCAACCGACATTAAGTACTATCCTGTTACTGAGGGAGGTGCACAGATTGTGCAGGGAAAATTGGATTTCCCTAAGGTAATGCAGAAGATATCAGTACTTGACTCTTCTAATGAAAGTCAAGATTATATTGATTCTTTATTCAAGAGGTGTTTGCTGGCTAGTGATAAAACTACAAATAAAGATTGGAAAGAAATGGAACTTAGGAGGGAGGAAATGTCTTGTAAATCAGGAAATGTATATTGGTGGGTAGGTAGGAATATTACTAAGGCGCTAAATTGTCAAGTGGATGTTGCCCAACCTGAGATCCCGGAATCTAATGCTCCAGTTGCTGGGGGTAACATTTCAGTAGATACAAGCACCCCTGCATTGGCTATTGAGAGTGACGTGTCTAGTCCTAATTCAATCACACATGAAACTCAATCATTATATAATGCTGCAACTCTGAACACAAGAATAGTTAGCCCTCTTTGTTCAGACTATTTTCTTCAAGCTGTGCCTGATACTTGTCAGATCCTTTCTTCTAGTATCTGTGCGGACTATCATATTAACTCTCTAGCTTCATATAATAGTGCTTCTAATCAGTGCCAACATGAGATTGATGATAACAAATCTCTGGAAATCCAAAGAAGGCATTTCTTGGATATAGCTGATGATGAACCTAAGGTTCAGACCTCTGCAACCCATCTAAAGCCTTGTAATTACCAAGCCAAGCAAGAACATGTTTTTTCTGGGGCGTTAGCTGGTATATGTGTCAGCCTTTGTCTGCATCCTGTTGACACAATTAAAACAGTCATTCAAGCATGCCGTGCTGAACACAGGTCCATCTTTTACATTGGGAAGTCAATTGTTTCTGATAGAG GTTTGCTTGGACTGTATCGTGGAATTACCACAAACATTGCATGTTCAGCTCCAATTTCTGCAGTTTATACTTTCTCCTATGAATCAGTTAAAGCAGCTTTGCTTCCTCATCTTCCAAAG GAGTATTATTCTTTTGCCCATTGCATGGGAGGTGGTTGTGCAAGCATTGCCACCTCTTTCATTTTTACTCCCAGTGAGCGAATAAAGCAGCAGATGCAAGTTGGTTCTCATTATCGCAACTGCTG GGATGTATTGGTTGGAATTATCAGAAATGGTGGTTTTTCCTCCCTATATGCAGGTTGGAGAGCTGTACTATGCCGGAACGTTCCACATTCAATTATCAAG TTTTACACATATGAAAGCTTGAAGCAAGTGATGCCATCTAGTATTCAACCCAACACATTTCAGACT TGTGTGGAGGATTAG
- the LOC100778143 gene encoding uncharacterized protein isoform X4, giving the protein MSGCNKSPKNGQQSFKYWRIQHGGASSEAVLSCVDYSPSLSTNENKQCYGSSQPKSPQILSTSQLISAIGLIWDSASRPLSVLLSKETVNQDDKGFQKEKILDSVDERKNDLVYASTDIKYYPVTEGGAQIVQGKLDFPKVMQKISVLDSSNESQDYIDSLFKRCLLASDKTTNKDWKEMELRREEMSCKSGNVYWWVGRNITKALNCQVDVAQPEIPESNAPVAGGNISVDTSTPALAIESDVSSPNSITHETQSLYNAATLNTRIVSPLCSDYFLQAVPDTCQILSSSICADYHINSLASYNSASNQCQHEIDDNKSLEIQRRHFLDIADDEPKVQTSATHLKPCNYQAKQEHVFSGALAGICVSLCLHPVDTIKTVIQACRAEHRSIFYIGKSIVSDRGLLGLYRGITTNIACSAPISAVYTFSYESVKAALLPHLPKEYYSFAHCMGGGCASIATSFIFTPSERIKQQMQVGSHYRNCCSCKISVWFGHVKYICPVKRCLLCLWMYWLELSEMVVFPPYMQVGELYYAGTFHIQLSSFTHMKA; this is encoded by the exons ATGTCTGGATGCAATAAATCACCCAAAAATGGTCAACAATCATTCAAATATTGGCGGATTCAACACGGAGGGGCATCCTCTGAGGCCGTTCTTTCTTGTGTAGATTATTCGCCATCTCTTTCCACCAATGAGAACAAGCAATGCTATGGAAGTTCTCAACCAAAGTCCCCTCAGATACTGAGCACATCTCAGCTCATCTCGGCTATAGGCCTGATATGGGATTCTGCCAGTCGCCCGCTTTCGGTTTTACTTTCGAAGGAAACTGTGAATCAGGATGATAAAGGATTCCAGAAAGAGAAAATTCTGGATAGCGTTGATGAGAGAAAAAATGATTTGGTATATGCTTCAACCGACATTAAGTACTATCCTGTTACTGAGGGAGGTGCACAGATTGTGCAGGGAAAATTGGATTTCCCTAAGGTAATGCAGAAGATATCAGTACTTGACTCTTCTAATGAAAGTCAAGATTATATTGATTCTTTATTCAAGAGGTGTTTGCTGGCTAGTGATAAAACTACAAATAAAGATTGGAAAGAAATGGAACTTAGGAGGGAGGAAATGTCTTGTAAATCAGGAAATGTATATTGGTGGGTAGGTAGGAATATTACTAAGGCGCTAAATTGTCAAGTGGATGTTGCCCAACCTGAGATCCCGGAATCTAATGCTCCAGTTGCTGGGGGTAACATTTCAGTAGATACAAGCACCCCTGCATTGGCTATTGAGAGTGACGTGTCTAGTCCTAATTCAATCACACATGAAACTCAATCATTATATAATGCTGCAACTCTGAACACAAGAATAGTTAGCCCTCTTTGTTCAGACTATTTTCTTCAAGCTGTGCCTGATACTTGTCAGATCCTTTCTTCTAGTATCTGTGCGGACTATCATATTAACTCTCTAGCTTCATATAATAGTGCTTCTAATCAGTGCCAACATGAGATTGATGATAACAAATCTCTGGAAATCCAAAGAAGGCATTTCTTGGATATAGCTGATGATGAACCTAAGGTTCAGACCTCTGCAACCCATCTAAAGCCTTGTAATTACCAAGCCAAGCAAGAACATGTTTTTTCTGGGGCGTTAGCTGGTATATGTGTCAGCCTTTGTCTGCATCCTGTTGACACAATTAAAACAGTCATTCAAGCATGCCGTGCTGAACACAGGTCCATCTTTTACATTGGGAAGTCAATTGTTTCTGATAGAG GTTTGCTTGGACTGTATCGTGGAATTACCACAAACATTGCATGTTCAGCTCCAATTTCTGCAGTTTATACTTTCTCCTATGAATCAGTTAAAGCAGCTTTGCTTCCTCATCTTCCAAAG GAGTATTATTCTTTTGCCCATTGCATGGGAGGTGGTTGTGCAAGCATTGCCACCTCTTTCATTTTTACTCCCAGTGAGCGAATAAAGCAGCAGATGCAAGTTGGTTCTCATTATCGCAACTGCTG CTCTTGTAAAATTTCTGTGTGGTTTGGTCATGTCAAATATATATGTCCTGTCAAGAGATGCTTGTTATGTCTGT GGATGTATTGGTTGGAATTATCAGAAATGGTGGTTTTTCCTCCCTATATGCAGGTTGGAGAGCTGTACTATGCCGGAACGTTCCACATTCAATTATCAAG TTTTACACATATGAAAGCTTGA